The Magnolia sinica isolate HGM2019 chromosome 10, MsV1, whole genome shotgun sequence genome includes a window with the following:
- the LOC131216971 gene encoding U-box domain-containing protein 12-like — MTKYHRNAVGSVALDRPAGGNFRLWPAFSTATFRRRIIDTMRCGVSRHRRDEEPEVANSPEKQPKKPDSRRNAAGSERLSELLSSEARESATDESEAEMRRKMEAFEGMQSVVKRLQGGGEEREAAMDVRRLAKEDSEARVTLAMLGAIPPLVGMLDSDDPEFQIAALYALLNLGIGNDMNKAAIVKAGALHKMLKLIDSPSKSPSVSEAIVANFLGLSALDSNKPIIGASGAVRFLSGVLRSSNSTSSSQSKQDSLRALFNLSISPSNIPYMLESDLVPFFLNALGDMDISERILSILSNIVSTSEGRRSVSNSPDAYQILIDVLNWTDSPGCQEKAAYVLMVMAHKVFGDRQAMIEAGVVSSLLELTLLGSTLAQKRASRILECLRVDKGKQVSEGYGGSGAPVSAPICGASSSSAAVAAAMKRGLLKDGEAEEEEMMMSEERRAVKQLVQQSLQNNMKRIVKRANLPQDFAPSDHFKSLTASSTSKSLPL; from the exons ATGACGAAGTACCACCGCAATGCCGTCGGATCTGTGGCCCTCGACCGCCCCGCCGGCGGGAACTTCCGCCTCTGGCCGGCTTTCTCCACCGCCACATTCCGGCGGAGGATCATCGACACCATGCGATGCGGCGTCTCCCGCCACCGCCGCGACGAGGAACCGGAGGTAGCGAATTCGCCGGAGAAGCAGCCGAAGAAACCGGATTCCAGGCGTAATGCCGCCGGATCGGAGCGGTTGTCCGAGTTGCTGAGCTCGGAGGCTCGTGAGTCGGCGACGGACGAGTCGGAAGCGGAGATGAGGCGGAAGATGGAGGCTTTTGAAGGGATGCAGAGCGTTGTGAAGAGATTGCAGGgcggaggagaggagagagaggcgGCGATGGATGTGAGGAGGCTTGCGAAGGAGGATTCGGAGGCGAGGGTTACGCTTGCAATGCTCGGAGCGATTCCGCCTCTTGTAGGGATGCTTGACTCGGACGATCCCGAGTTTCAGATCGCCGCTTTGTACGCGCTTCTGAATCTGGGAATCGGCAACGACAT GAACAAAGCGGCCATTGTCAAAGCTGGTGCCCTTCACAAGATGCTGAAGCTCATCGATTCCCCTTCCAAATCTCCTTCAGTTTCTGAAGCGATCGTCGCGAATTTTCTAGGTCTGAGTGCCCTCGATTCGAATAAGCCCATCATCGGTGCCTCCGGCGCGGTCCGCTTTCTCTCCGGCGTCCTCCGAAGCTCCAACAGCACCAGCAGCTCCCAATCGAAGCAGGATTCCCTCCGAGCCTTATTCAACCTCTCCATCTCCCCTTCCAACATCCCATACATGCTCGAATCCGATCTCGTTCCGTTCTTTCTCAATGCCCTTGGCGACATGGACATCAGCGAACGGATCCTCTCAATCCTTAGCAATATAGTCTCTACATCTGAGGGCCGAAGATCCGTCAGCAATTCTCCCGATGCATACCAAATCCTGATCGACGTGCTGAATTGGACAGACTCGCCAGGGTGTCAAGAAAAGGCGGCGTATGTGCTGATGGTGATGGCCCACAAGGTGTTTGGCGATCGGCAGGCGATGATCGAAGCAGGGGTCGTGTCGTCACTCCTCGAATTGACACTGCTGGGAAGCACTCTGGCGCAGAAGCGGGCATCGAGGATTTTGGAGTGTTTGAGAGTGGATAAAGGGAAGCAGGTTTCGGAGGGGTACGGAGGATCGGGAGCACCCGTCTCGGCGCCGATCTGTGGGGCATCATCATCGTCGGCAGCAGTTGCAGCTGCTATGAAAAGGGGGCTGTTGAAGGATGGTGAGGCGGAAGAGGAGGAGATGATGATGAGTGAGGAGAGGAGGGCTGTGAAGCAGCTGGTGCAGCAGAGCTTGCAAAATAACATGAAGAGGATCGTGAAGCGGGCCAATCTGCCGCAGGATTTCGCACCGTCGGATCATTTCAAGTCGCTGACAGCGAGCTCCACGTCGAAGAGCTTGCCGTTGTGA